From Bacteroidota bacterium, the proteins below share one genomic window:
- the guaA gene encoding glutamine-hydrolyzing GMP synthase, translating into MAERILIFDFGSQYTQLIARRVRELNVYSEIVPYNRQPDSWHGIAGIILSGGPASVRQAGAPWLDLGALPQHLPVLGICYGAQLITQQLGGLVEASQVREYGRAHLSLLEGNSPILHGLEAATEVWMSHGDHILELPPAFRAIGCTEDIPVAAFAHAENPLFGLQFHPEVTHTRQGLQMLQNFVYGICGAQGDWTPAHFVGSAVAELKAQLGQDHVVCGLSGGVDSTVAALLLHRAIGKHLHCIFVNNGLLRKDEYQEVLHSYKDLGLNVTGVDASERFLTALAGQTDPEAKRKAIGRVFIEVFQDEAHRIENVSWLAQGTIYPDVIESVSVNGPSATIKSHHNVGGLPEQMHLKVVEPLRYLFKDEVRRVGAELKAPAQLIGRHPFPGPGLAIRIPGQVTAERVRILQEADALFINALREHGLYDQVWQAFAVLLPVSSVGVMGDERTYENVAALRAVTSIDGMTADWAHLPYDFLAKVSNKIINTVKGINRVVYDISSKPPATIEWE; encoded by the coding sequence GTGGCAGAGCGTATCCTTATTTTCGACTTTGGCTCGCAATACACCCAGCTGATAGCGCGGCGGGTTCGCGAGCTGAATGTGTATTCCGAGATTGTACCCTACAACAGGCAGCCCGATAGCTGGCACGGCATAGCAGGCATTATCCTCAGCGGTGGGCCTGCCTCGGTGCGGCAGGCGGGTGCGCCCTGGCTAGACCTGGGTGCCCTACCCCAGCACCTGCCTGTACTGGGCATCTGCTATGGAGCCCAGCTCATTACACAGCAGCTGGGTGGGCTGGTGGAGGCCAGCCAGGTGCGCGAGTACGGCCGGGCACACCTGAGCCTACTGGAGGGCAATAGCCCCATCCTGCATGGGCTGGAAGCCGCTACAGAGGTGTGGATGAGCCATGGAGATCACATCCTGGAGCTACCCCCAGCCTTCCGGGCCATAGGCTGTACCGAAGACATACCCGTTGCTGCCTTTGCACACGCCGAAAACCCCCTGTTTGGCCTGCAGTTTCACCCCGAGGTTACGCACACGCGGCAGGGCCTGCAGATGCTGCAAAACTTTGTGTACGGGATATGTGGCGCGCAGGGCGACTGGACCCCAGCCCACTTTGTAGGCAGCGCCGTGGCAGAACTGAAGGCCCAGCTGGGCCAAGACCACGTGGTGTGTGGCCTGAGCGGGGGCGTGGATAGCACGGTGGCAGCCCTACTGCTGCACAGGGCCATAGGCAAGCACCTGCACTGCATTTTTGTAAACAATGGCCTGCTGCGCAAGGACGAGTACCAGGAGGTGCTGCACAGCTACAAAGACCTGGGCCTAAATGTAACCGGGGTAGATGCCAGCGAAAGATTCCTGACGGCACTGGCCGGACAAACAGACCCGGAGGCCAAGCGCAAGGCCATCGGACGGGTGTTTATAGAGGTATTCCAGGATGAGGCCCACCGAATAGAAAACGTGAGCTGGCTGGCACAGGGCACCATCTACCCAGACGTAATAGAGAGCGTGAGCGTAAACGGCCCCAGCGCCACCATCAAGAGCCACCACAATGTGGGCGGCCTGCCCGAACAGATGCACCTGAAGGTGGTAGAGCCCCTGCGCTACCTGTTCAAAGACGAGGTGCGCCGGGTGGGTGCCGAGCTGAAAGCCCCCGCACAACTGATAGGCCGCCACCCCTTCCCGGGCCCGGGCCTGGCCATCCGCATACCCGGCCAGGTAACAGCCGAACGGGTGCGGATTCTGCAAGAGGCCGATGCCCTGTTTATCAACGCACTGCGTGAACACGGCCTGTACGACCAAGTGTGGCAAGCCTTTGCCGTACTGCTACCGGTAAGCTCGGTAGGGGTAATGGGCGACGAGCGCACCTACGAAAACGTGGCAGCCCTGCGGGCCGTGACCAGCATAGACGGCATGACGGCAGACTGGGCACACCTGCCCTACGACTTCCTGGCCAAGGTGTCCAACAAGATCATCAATACCGTAAAGGGTATCAACCGGGTGGTGTACGACATCAGCTCCAAGCCACCGGCCACCATAGAATGGGAATAA
- a CDS encoding CAP domain-containing protein yields the protein MRLILLCFFVSGLATAQQPDTLCLSPVELELYTALMQYRAQHRLPPVSLSHWLTKTARLHARDVVEERVIKGRCNAHSWSPAGPWTPCCYTDNHKAARCMWDKPREISHGVYAGTGFEIAFTYGTDLAATEIADASLALKGWQQSPGHNSVILNLGSWKQSGWKAIGIGIYRGYACVWFSTEADPLGVDNCPTPYPD from the coding sequence ATGCGGCTCATACTCCTCTGCTTTTTTGTTTCGGGCTTGGCCACGGCTCAGCAGCCCGATACATTGTGCCTGTCTCCGGTGGAACTGGAGCTGTATACCGCCCTGATGCAGTACCGTGCCCAGCACCGCCTGCCACCCGTCTCGCTCAGCCACTGGCTAACAAAGACGGCCCGGCTACATGCCCGCGATGTGGTAGAAGAGCGGGTGATAAAAGGCCGCTGCAACGCGCACAGCTGGAGCCCAGCCGGCCCCTGGACCCCCTGCTGCTATACGGACAACCACAAGGCGGCCCGCTGTATGTGGGACAAGCCGCGCGAGATAAGCCACGGGGTGTATGCCGGCACGGGTTTCGAAATAGCCTTTACCTACGGCACCGACCTGGCCGCAACGGAGATTGCCGATGCAAGCCTGGCGCTGAAGGGCTGGCAGCAAAGCCCGGGGCACAACAGCGTTATCCTGAACCTGGGCAGCTGGAAGCAGTCTGGCTGGAAAGCCATAGGCATAGGCATATACCGGGGCTATGCCTGTGTATGGTTTTCCACCGAGGCAGACCCCCTGGGTGTAGATAATTGCCCCACTCCATATCCCGATTGA